agagagagagagagagagagagagagagagaggaggggggagatagtgaaggaaatgtagggaggaggaagggagaaaaattaaTGATGGGTAGaatgagaaggggaggaaagagtaaagtaagcacagaggaggaggaggaggaggaggaggaggaggaggaggaggaggaggaggaggaggagatattttGGCGAGATATAAGCAAGAGGTAAGAAGCCAAGGTATAAAATTTgcgggtagaggaggaggaggaggaggaggaggaagagaagaggaggaggaggaggaggaggaggaggaggaggacgacaagTGATTGCATAATAAAGATACAAAGACAAGTAGGCATGAATATTTATAGTCCCCTCTTCacccacccccctctctctctctctctctctctctctctctctctctcagaaataaTCAAGTTCCCCTacaaataaacgaagaaaacgGACACTTTACGAAGAAAATGAGCTtagaacagaaaacgagatgagAAAACCTTacgtaaccagagagagagagagagagagagagagagagagagagagagagagagagagagatgaatgaatgaagggttaattaatgaaaacaacgaACCACTCACAGATAAGAACGTCGACCAATAGTAAAAGAGAGAGTTTCGTGCCAGCCAATAGCAGGCGTTGTTTGCTGTGACGTCACCAAGGGTTTCGATATGCGACAAatgtgctgctgctgatgatgattatggtggtggtggtggtggtaggggatgattttagtagtagtagtagtagtagtagtagtagtagtagtagtagtagttgttgttgttgttgttgttgttgttgtagttattgttgttattgttgtagttatagttgtatttgttgtaattgtagtagtagtagcagcagcagcagcagtagcagcagcagtagcagcagcagtggcagtagcagtgcagtgcagtagcagcagcagcagcagtggtggtggcagcagcagcagcagcagcagcagcagtagcagcagtgcagcagcagcagcagcagcagtagtgcagtagcagcagcagtagcagcagtgcagtagcagcagtgcagtgcagtggcagtagtagcagtagcagcagtagtagtagtagtagtagtagtagtagtagtagtagtagtagcagtagtagtaatagtagtggtagtaatagtagtagtagtagcactagtagtcgTCAATTCTAatgaaaaatgagtaaaaagcaAAATTTCCAATAATATTTGttctataaagaaaatatataaacagatcaataaaagaaaatgtaaataaacacaaaaactcaaaatattaaataaaaaagaaacaaacagcagAAAcaaacccccccccccacacacacacagacacacaaacaccataACAAACACTATTAGAACACTCACAAACATCTCAACACCTCAAGAGCCTCAGGTGATATCGATACAGGTGTTGCCAATTACATTCCGCCAACAGGTAACGAAAGATTGGTACGTTAGGGCGTCAGTCTATAACGTAACCTAGAATTCTGACCCGTGACGCAATTCCTCTTTCGTTTTCGTCAGAGActcatggggagggagggggatgggaacgattggcagggagggagggagaagggagagggatgaagggagggtaTGGGTAGCATGAAGGTGAggcaaggaaagagggaagcaaggggaggaatggatggacgaatgagggagggatggcacacagtgaggggaaaagggcaGTGTTATGAAAACAGAGTGGAAGtacagaggagagaagaggagaggagaagagagagggggaggagagaggaggggagaagaggggaggggaggaggaagggaagaggaagtgttGTGATCGCCGGCAGGAAGAGTCAAGGCTCGGGTGAGGGAAGGTTAGGACGTCACTGTGCTTAATGGTGGAGTGGCACGGCTGGAGGGggaggcagggcaaggcagggcagggcagggcagggaagggcaggggagggaaggggatgacCGGGGGGAGGGCAAGGGAGGCTCACTAACGAGCTGCGgccaagtttttcttttttcgtcattGTTGTTGATTCTTTCCCCTGTTTTTTCACGGGCGGAATTACGGTTGagtgtattggtggtgtgtgggcgtggcggGGTCGCCTCCCCCAGGCAGGGCTGGCAGGTGTCAGATTCCCCGGGTAATACCCGACTCTTCCGCTTAGAATACacaaagggggagggggggaagtgCTGGCATGTGGGGGTCTGGGGCCGTCATGGCGGTTATGCCGCGGCCTGCCAAGAGGGACGCACGACCCCCGCAGTGACCGCCGCGGGTCACACCAGTGCAGGCCGCTCCGCGGGTCGGAGGCCGGACGTGGGCGTCATTCACTTGCTCCTcgccttgctgctgctgccaccgctactgctgctgttgccgctgctgctgtttcCTCCGCTGAGGATCTGCTGTGGTGCTCGTGTGCCGCGcttgtggtgctgctggtgcctcTAAGGCGCCGCCACTGTAACAAGTGCCCGCGGGCCGCCCGCCGCTCACCGCCAGCCGCGTGTTAAGTAACAGCTCAGGCCGCGCCGCCATGGAGGACGAGGGTGACTACGAGGTGGACTATGAGGTGGACGACACGGAGGAGTTCCCGGCCACGATGGACATGCGCCACTATGAGCCGGAACCGGAGCCGGAACCGGAACCGGAACCGGAACCGGAAGCAGAACCTGAATTACAAGTGGTGCAACAAGCGGCCCATAACcctgagcaggaggaggacattTCTGACCAGCTGGAGGAGCTGGAGGTGACGGAGCACAAGAAGAAGCGGCACGGCTCCTTCTGGAAGAAGCCGCCCACCTTTGTGTACGCCAGCAACTTTGGGTTCGGCGTGAACAGCTACCAGTCCATGATCGACTACCTGGACGCCAAGGACGCCGGCCACCGCGTCAACAAGGACGACATCCACCTGCCGCTGCTGGAGGAGCGCTGCCTCAAGGAGTACGACGCCGACCGCCCCTTCCGGTGGTATGACAACCACGACATCGACCAGTACATCATGAAGGGCGAGAAGATCCGCACCCAGATCCGCCAGAACGACGCGGTGGGCGTGGGCAGCGTGCTGCGCCGCACGCACACCAACCATTCCATGACGCGCAAGTGGATGCAGCTGCTCAAGAACTCCAACGTGTCTGACTACCGCGAGGCGCACAAAAAGACGGTGGAGGGTGACGTGCACCGCAGTTACCGCTCGCCAAGCCCTGGCGGAGGTCTGTTTTACCCGCCCGGCCAGACCTTGGACTACCCGAACCCCGCCCTCGCGCCAACAGGCCGCTTCTTGGAAGATCTCGCGAGTGGGTTTGCCAGTGCGCTGCTGTCGCTGGTCCAGAGCAGGATGGAGCACGAGTACGTGACGGCCGCGCGCCGCTCCAAGCTGGCCGAGATGGACGACAGGTTCGACAACACGCTCAACGAAATCAACTCGCTAATGGGACGCATCGGGTCGCGTCccgagccgccgccgccgcagcacCACCTGGACCTCAACGACCTCGACATGGGGGCCAAAAACAAGATCCGCCGCGCCGAGGAGCTGCGTGACATGATGGACTACGTCAACGAGCTGACTGCGCACAACAGCGCGCGCAACACCGTGCGCGACACGCTGCGCGGCGGCGCCATGGACAAGGAGATGTTGGCGCTCAACCACCGCATCGAGGATATGAGCAACTTGCAGAAGGCAGAGCGCATGAGGGACGTGTCGAGCGAACACGAAATCGACATGCTCCGTGCCCAGATCGCCGCCCGCAGGAACATGACAACTCCCGGCTCGGCACTCTTGGCAGGCAGCGCCTACGGCTTGCCAAGTCGCGCCCCGCCCACCCAGCCCCCGGTGCTGCTGTCAGCTGTCGACTACCTTGACTGCAAGCCACGCCAGTCCCTGGTGAAGGACAATGTGATCTCTGACGTGAATGCCCGCGTTCTGAAGCGCGCCGGCGAGTTTGCCGATCCTACCAGCGAGCAGCGCCGCATCAGGGACCGCGCCCGCTTCGTTAACCTGACAAGGCGCTACCCAGACACCGGCGACATGGAGCTGCTGGGGCCGCGCTCCCGCACCGAGCAGAACATCGACCACATGGCCAAGTCCCTCGCCTCCAAGGGCTCCTTCCAGCGGCGCTACGAGGTGGACGACGAGCTGGACCTGCCGTATATGGGGCCCTTCAACACCACGCCCATCGAGCGCACCGACAACTCCCCCAAGAGCTTCCTGCAGCGCCAGGCGTCCCCCAGCAGGATGGTGCGCGGCGCCGCCTCCCGCGCCCTGGCCCGCAACAGTCTCCTAGGATACTGAGCCAATGACTGACTCCATCCCGCAGCGGCGGACATCCCGCATGACGCCCCTCGCCACATACTGCCCCCGCCATCACACTgctccgccacacacacacacacacacacacacacacacaggaggttcCTGTTTTAgcaccacgccaccacacgcGCCCTTCCCACGCCTCGCTCAGCTCGGAGAAGACAAGACCCACGCTCACGGCAAAAAAGGAGACGAAATTGAGGAGAACGACCAGGAAGGAGGGCGGAAGGCGACCGAGGATAGAACGTGCGTCACTCACCGAAACGACTCGTGTTGGGCGACGAGAAGAGACGAACGTTGCCGCGCCACACGACACGACACTTCAACGTTTGATTCTTAGAGCTTCTACTCAACGACGATACTTGATGACGTCATAACAATGCCTCGAGTACCATTACTATTTGTGTCAACATGTACCACTactctatcactactactactactactactactactaccccaaTTATAACTCACTATTTCCATCACTCCAGCTGTCGTTTGTTTCAGCATTGCctctctctgactctcccttcaaaataccccaaaacactgCGCCCCGTCTGGTGCGTGTTTGTGTCTTGTCATCAGGATTATTTTGTGCTCATGTTGTTTTCATTCCTGAGCAATACGTGTAGGAAACTCAATAAACGTGAACGAATAAGGAAGAACTTGTATGACTCAGACGACCCaacgaagatgatgaagaggaggaggagaagagaggaggaggtggatgagttAAAAATATATCTTAAGTGTAGATTtcgggtggctggctggctctctctctctctctctctctctctctctctctctctctctctctctctctctctctcaccagccaTGCTTCATCACAAAATATGCTCCTTACTCAAATACCTAAaattaacacatacacacacacacacacacacacacacacacacacacacacacacgcacacctgtCTCTATATTTGGAGCGTGAATTCATGGAGCAAATTAACTGCCATAAGTTGTCATCAGTTCTATGCAAGTGGCGGTGTAAATTTAACGTTGGCGATATATGGCAAATATTTCTCTGCATGTGGTTGCCAAGTGACGCACGCTGACTCACgaattttaaagagagagagagtgagtgagagagagagagagagagagagagagagagagagagagagagagagagagagagagagagagagagagagagagattaaaggggTTCTAATTGTTGTGATTTGAAATTCTGAACTCATTAGTAAGAtagagaggtagatagatagatagatagatagatagagagagagagagagagagagagagagagagagagagagagagagagagagagagagagagagagagagagagagagagagagagagagagagagagagagagactaattcaAGAGGGTTTATCTGCTGTGATTTGAACTTCTGAACTCATTACTAAGGTTTTCTCATAAGTAGACCAATATTAAAAAACCTCGAGTGAATTTGAAAAGGTTTTAATCGTATATGGCAACACTGTcttaagtaaattaataaatatgtaTTCTCTCCATCATATTctaccgtattctgaaacgctttgctctctcaccatcactacttagcaaaggctccagttgaagatactcatgttttcaggaatgtttttatgattctggtgatagactggcaagatttttagtttatcataaggaggaactgtcttgaaaacccggctagctgtctctgcggccttggaaatttgtcgtggtgagagggcgaggcgtttctgaatatagccGATAGTCTAAACGCATAAGCTCTCCACTGATCttctttattctgcttactctttagtgactttatacagcttcagaaacgtatgtgggggattagaatattggagactggccattaatcttctgacttccatagaaccttcctaataaaacggtctaatcgtacacaaatctcaggtaaaaatgtgtcccagtactgaaggggttaaaatggagCAGTTGGACATAGTGATATTTGTAAAGTAAAGGCTTTGTAAATGTCTCTTAAACTCACAAATGAAGTTGCTAGTGATTCTtgccatcttttcttcctcttattaacaacgaacaagagaggaaaactggtaCAGGAAACTATGAACATAATTTTTTAATAAGAATCACACAAGactagaaaatgatgaaaaatgttaGTAAGAGACACCCAAGAACTACAGACTACAATTTCCAAACACATCAGAATCACACACATTAAGTAAGCAACCAGGTAGAAAGTAACTTAATTTTTGACTATGAAAAATCACACAGggctaaaaaaagaagaaaaacagtaagaaaaaactaaaaacttaCTACAATTCCCAAAGACAGCCGAATCACACACGTTTAATGAGCAACCAGGTAGAAAGTAACTTAATTTTgactatgaaaaagaaaaaaaagaaaacgaataagagAAACGGAAGAATTTACTAAAATTTCCCCAAAACAGCGGAATCACACACGTTTGATAAGCAaccaggtagaaaaaaaaaaacaggtagaaTTAACAACCTTGAGCACCTGTCACACTAATTAAAAGTGACAGTATTGGCTTTTACCTGTGATAGGGGAGCAATTAAGGAaacgccaggtgtgtgtgtgtgtgtgtgtatgtacgtgtgtgtgtatgtgtgtatgtgtgtgaaagTTGTTTACAGTGCCACTCGCGTCTATCAGCGCCTACGAAACGTGCTTTAATAGACTTAGTGGCACTGTCGAGGCTGCCAAAGAGGAATGTTGGGTAAGCTGAGGATGCCAAGACAGGAgtgcgactgactgactgttttgcTGCGTGTTTTCAATTCAAGATTCACTGGTTCGGTTCGTGGCTCATTTGAAGCTTCAGTGGTCTGTGTTCgatgtttcttttgtcttttccttgatctgtttgtgttttgtgagtgtttttcttgtttattgtccttatttctccttcttcttcttcttcttcttcttcttcttcttcttccatcatcatcatcatcttcttcttcttcttcttcttcttcttctccttcttgttcttgttcttcttgttcttgttcttgttcttgttcttcttcttcttattattattattattattatcactattattattattatcattttctttttcttcatctttttctttctttctttctttcttcttcttcttcttctaatagtTTCGAATTTTTcacattcttctcctttatttctctttcattcctttgtttgttttttctttactcttgacATTCAATCTTTTacattccttctcttgtttttcttccttttttcctcttcttcttcacttctttttctccttcttcttcttcttgtcatctgctttgcttctttccttttcaatcatgtttatttaagtttttcCTAATCTCCACTagttctttattatcttctcttctttctattcctctctttattgtcctctttctctattttccttctttcttcttttcttcttcctcttccttccttcttcttcttcgtgaactaatatggaagaaaagaggacagagagttttgtgtatttttatccattcactttctttctcttctttatcttacaTTCCATCTTTACTCCCgtttacttctcttcctattcttcttctttcatgtccTTGTTTCCAAATTAAAcgtcttttatctattcttattttcctttttaccttcaATAATTATCTCTACTTTTGTCCTCCTTATTTCCTCGTGTCCTCGATGGGTTAATGGGCCGATTAGGGACGAGTAAGGACGAGTGGGGATGAGTGGGGGCGAGTGGGACGAGGCGGAACGGACCCACGTCTCTTCAAACCTCTTACACAGAAAACttgaaagagaaacacagaatgaaagaaaagttggtTGTATTTCTGGCACTCTCTTAcgtttgcatctctctctctctctctctctctctctctctctctctctctctctctctctcatgcttcattttaatttttcttctttcttctccttttttatttttcttcttcgtcttcttcctcttctttttttctctctttttgtctctgattctctcctttctccttatttttcctccttttgtgcttttgtttttcttcttctcttcttcttttcctcatcttcatttttttgtactTGCGTCTCCTCTTGATACTTTCCCTGCTCTATCTcattctcttcgtcctcctcctcctcctcctcctcctcctccttctccttttctagaacataaacggaaagaaaaaggggaaaaaagttgtATTATCTGGtatcatgttttccttcttgtcctgatctcctcctcctcctcctcctcctcctcctcctccttctccttttctagaaaataaacagaaagaaaaagagtaaaaagagttGTACTTTCTCGTATcatgttttcctccttgtcctgatactctcctcctcctcctcctcctcctcctcctcctcctcctcctcctcctcctcctgaacacgAGCAACAATGTACATAAAAACACTTCCTCTTCGCCCTCCTGTCTTCCTTGCCAAACACGAGAGGATAATATTACAACACAACGACAGAGAAAAATTACGAACAGGAAAACATTTGGGGAGCGAATGAGACAGTGAAACGCTACTCGACACTCTTaagctccttcagtactgggacgcatcttcACCTTAAGTTTTGTggacgattagatgattttattgacattaggaagagtctatggagggcaagagattaatggccacagtcttcactattttaatcccccaaatcagtttctgaagctgtataaagtcaccaaatgaTAACCAGAgtggatatgaaaacgtgtcatggtactgaaggggttaaactcgtattctcaaacactttgcttcacctccactatttcaaaaggctttgtttaagtttacacgagtttttaaggtatttttattgttctagaggcagagtgacaaaatttctgcattattaagtagagaaacactcttgaaaaccccgctagtcatctctgtgggcttgaaaaatggtcgtagtgagagagaagagcgtttttaaaggtgtttttacatttctagaggcagattaacaagatttctgcattattaactggagaaacactcttg
The Portunus trituberculatus isolate SZX2019 chromosome 30, ASM1759143v1, whole genome shotgun sequence DNA segment above includes these coding regions:
- the LOC123510954 gene encoding uncharacterized protein LOC123510954; the protein is MEDEGDYEVDYEVDDTEEFPATMDMRHYEPEPEPEPEPEPEPEAEPELQVVQQAAHNPEQEEDISDQLEELEVTEHKKKRHGSFWKKPPTFVYASNFGFGVNSYQSMIDYLDAKDAGHRVNKDDIHLPLLEERCLKEYDADRPFRWYDNHDIDQYIMKGEKIRTQIRQNDAVGVGSVLRRTHTNHSMTRKWMQLLKNSNVSDYREAHKKTVEGDVHRSYRSPSPGGGLFYPPGQTLDYPNPALAPTGRFLEDLASGFASALLSLVQSRMEHEYVTAARRSKLAEMDDRFDNTLNEINSLMGRIGSRPEPPPPQHHLDLNDLDMGAKNKIRRAEELRDMMDYVNELTAHNSARNTVRDTLRGGAMDKEMLALNHRIEDMSNLQKAERMRDVSSEHEIDMLRAQIAARRNMTTPGSALLAGSAYGLPSRAPPTQPPVLLSAVDYLDCKPRQSLVKDNVISDVNARVLKRAGEFADPTSEQRRIRDRARFVNLTRRYPDTGDMELLGPRSRTEQNIDHMAKSLASKGSFQRRYEVDDELDLPYMGPFNTTPIERTDNSPKSFLQRQASPSRMVRGAASRALARNSLLGY